Within Candidatus Anoxymicrobium japonicum, the genomic segment CCGCTTTTCCTGGTCAACGCCCTTCAGCAGGGCGCCGACGGGGTGCTCATCTCGGGGTGCCATCCTGGTGACTGCCATTACATGGAGGGCAACTTCTACGCGCGCCGGCGTTTCACGCTGATGCTCAAGCTGCTCGAGCACATCGGTGTCGACCCCGGTCGTGTCAACATGAGTTGGGTCTCCGCCTCCGAGGGCGAGAAGTTCAAGGAGGTCATCGACGAGACCGTCGCTATGGCACGCGCGGCGGGCCCCATGGATCAATTCAGACGGAGGCGGATAAATTGGTAGACGAAAACAAACTCAGGGACAGAGCCAGGGAGGTCATTGCCCGCGACGACGTGAGGCGCCTCATTGGCTGGAAGCGTGGAACCTACGGGTTCGAGTCCGCCCCCATCGTACTGAGTGACGCCTCAGAGGTAGATCAGTTGATATTCGATGCGACATGCGCGCAGAACCCCGCGTCTTTTCTAATGCTCGAGGAAAAACTCCCCGTTCCCCGCGGGCAGGAACCGGACACCCGCAAGGTAGCCGTACTCGTCAAGGGGTGCGACTCGCGGGCTGTTGTCCAGCATCTGGTCGAGAAGGCGTACGGACGCGACGATGTCGTGATCCTGGGCGTGCCGTGCACGGGTGTCATCGACGCTCGCAAAGCTGAAAAGATGTTTGGCGTCGCGTCAGCTCCCGTAGAGGTCAAAGAGGATGGCGACAGGTTTGTTCTCGAGATCGACGGCGAGACATCCGAAGCCCCGAAAAAAGAGCTCATGGCCGACAAATGCCTGCGCTGTCGCTTCCCGAACCCACTCATCTACGACGAGCTCGTCGCCGATGAGGTGGAAAAGTGGGCGGATGACGACTTCGAGGACGTCGGCGAATTCGAGAAGATGTCTCCCACCGACAAGTGGAAGTTTTGGGACGAACAGTTCTCAAAATGCGTTCGTTGCTACTCGTGCCGCAACGTTTGCCCGATGTGCTACTGCGTGGAGTGCGTCGCGCAAAAGACAAAGCCACAGTGGACGCGCCGAGCGACCGACATCAGCGAGAACGCCGTGTATCACATCCAGAGGGCGTGGCACCTCTCAGGTCGTTGCATTGAGTGCGGAGAGTGCGAACGGGTTTGTCCCATGGATATCCCGATAACGAAGCTCAATCGCAAGATGTCGCGCGACGTCGCGCGGATGTTCGAGTACGAGCCCGGAGTGGACTCCGACGCCGAGCCGCTTCTGACCTGCTACAATCCGCAGGATCCCGAAGAATACATAATGTAGGTTGGTGACACATGGAAGATTTTAAGTTCTCAAAAGACAATCTGGCCGGGGTGATCGGCGCTCTCGAGGGGTACCAGGTGTTCGCCCCCGCCGCGGTCGGCGACGTGGTTCGTTTCAAGACTGTCGAGGATCCTTCGGCGCTCAGCCTCGACTACGCCAACACAAACGTACCGGCCAAGGAACTCATGTTCCCGGAGACCGAGACTTTGTTCAAATACACGGTCGGCGGGGCGGACATCGAGCCGGTTGTGCCCGATGAAACCGCGAAGAGGCTGGTGTTCGGCATCCGCCCGTGCGACGCGCTGGCGTACACGATTGTGGACAATCTCTACGGGTGGGATTTTCCCGACCCTTACTACCAGAAGCGACGCGAGAGTACGGTGCTGTTCGGGCTCGCGTGCGGCGATCCCGCGACCAACTGCTTTTGCCCGTCGCTGGGCGGCGGCCCGGGTTCCGAGAAGGGTCTGGACGCCATCATGTTCGACCTCGGCGAGGCGTACTACGTGAAGACGCTCACGGACAAAGGCTTGACCGCCGCGAAGGCGATGGGCCTCGAGGCCGCGGGCGACGCGGAGAAGAAGTGCGCCGAGGCGCAAGAGAAAGAAGCGCTCGCGAAAATCAAACGTTCGATCGACACCACCGGCATACCTGAGAAGTTGCCCTCGCTGTATGACCACCCGTTCTGGGAGCAGTTCTCCGACAGGTGCCTGGGTTGCGGGATTTGCACGTTTTTGTGCCCTACCTGCCACTGCTTCGACATCCAGGACGAGATCGAGGCGGCGGACGGCAGGCGGGCGAGGATGTGGGACACCTGCATGTTCCCCGAATACACGGTTCACACCTCGGGGCAC encodes:
- a CDS encoding coenzyme F420 hydrogenase: MVDENKLRDRAREVIARDDVRRLIGWKRGTYGFESAPIVLSDASEVDQLIFDATCAQNPASFLMLEEKLPVPRGQEPDTRKVAVLVKGCDSRAVVQHLVEKAYGRDDVVILGVPCTGVIDARKAEKMFGVASAPVEVKEDGDRFVLEIDGETSEAPKKELMADKCLRCRFPNPLIYDELVADEVEKWADDDFEDVGEFEKMSPTDKWKFWDEQFSKCVRCYSCRNVCPMCYCVECVAQKTKPQWTRRATDISENAVYHIQRAWHLSGRCIECGECERVCPMDIPITKLNRKMSRDVARMFEYEPGVDSDAEPLLTCYNPQDPEEYIM
- a CDS encoding (4Fe-4S)-binding protein; the encoded protein is MEDFKFSKDNLAGVIGALEGYQVFAPAAVGDVVRFKTVEDPSALSLDYANTNVPAKELMFPETETLFKYTVGGADIEPVVPDETAKRLVFGIRPCDALAYTIVDNLYGWDFPDPYYQKRRESTVLFGLACGDPATNCFCPSLGGGPGSEKGLDAIMFDLGEAYYVKTLTDKGLTAAKAMGLEAAGDAEKKCAEAQEKEALAKIKRSIDTTGIPEKLPSLYDHPFWEQFSDRCLGCGICTFLCPTCHCFDIQDEIEAADGRRARMWDTCMFPEYTVHTSGHNPRPTRKERTRNRVSHKYSYFPEKFDVIACVGCGRCINYCPVNIDILDVLEKSRQAEGKEAKTA
- a CDS encoding hydrogenase iron-sulfur subunit, which gives rise to MSEEFEPNIVAFLCNWCSYAGADLAGTSRTHYLPNIKIIRVMCSGRVNPLFLVNALQQGADGVLISGCHPGDCHYMEGNFYARRRFTLMLKLLEHIGVDPGRVNMSWVSASEGEKFKEVIDETVAMARAAGPMDQFRRRRINW